A genome region from Mustelus asterias unplaced genomic scaffold, sMusAst1.hap1.1 HAP1_SCAFFOLD_47, whole genome shotgun sequence includes the following:
- the LOC144483154 gene encoding uncharacterized protein LOC144483154, with translation MEKPWKCEDCEKSFRSPSVLEIHRRSHTGERPFSCSNCGKGFTRLSILRTHQRVHTAERPFTCSQCGKGFTQSSHLLIHQRVHNGERPFTCPMCEKGFSDSSTLQTHQRVHTGERPFPCSVCGKGFSISANLLRHQQLHTGEASFTCFECGKGFSDSSNLFSHQRTHTGERPFTCLLCGKGFSQASSLQTHQRVHTGERPFTCSVCGKGFSDSSNLISHQRVHTGERPFNCFVCQKGFSRLSNLLTHQRLHTGERPFACNECGKGFTRSSHLLRHQQVHKRLQALDSA, from the coding sequence ATggaaaaaccatggaaatgtgaggactgtgaaaAGTCATTCCGTTCCCCATcagtgctggaaattcatcgacgcagtcacaccggggagaggccattctcctgctccaattgtgggaaaggattcactcggttatcgatcttgcggacacaccagcgagttcacaccgcggagaggccattcacctgctctcagtgtgggaagggattcactcagtcatcgcacttgctgatacaccagcgagttcacaatggagagaggccattcacttgccccatgtgtgagaagggattcagcgattcatccacactgcagacacaccagcgagttcacaccggagagaggccgtttccctgctctgtgtgtgggaagggattcagtatctccgccaacctgctgagacaccagcaacttcaTACTGGGGAGGCTTCCTTCACCTGTTTTgagtgtggtaaaggattcagtgATTCGTCCAACCTGTTTtcacaccagcgaactcacactggggagaggccgttcacctgcttactgtgtggaaagggatttagccaggcatccagcctgcagacacaccagcgagtccacaccggggagaggccgttcacctgctcagtgtgcggcaagggattcagtgattcatccaacctgatttcacaccagcgagttcacacgggggagaggccatttaactGCTTTGTGTGTCAGAAGGGATTCAGTCGATTATCTAACCTGCTGacgcaccagcgacttcacactggggagaggccgtttgccTGCAatgaatgtggaaagggattcacacgatcatcccacctgctgagacaccagcaagttcataagCGATTACAAGCATTGGATTCTGcttaa